One Purpureocillium takamizusanense chromosome 12, complete sequence DNA window includes the following coding sequences:
- a CDS encoding uncharacterized protein (COG:S~EggNog:ENOG503P21M~TransMembrane:2 (o264-283i295-314o)~BUSCO:EOG092640WA), which yields MTSAPLHLTIRFSTSIPDLDLDIPTPHLTTVLSLKHLLRTRLSTPNRLRLIHQGRILPDTSALSAVLKPLPPPPPPLASSASAKRSAHDDGHGSAGKDKGKAVEGAAPPPLRIYVNCSIGDELSDADLAAEAAAAHNPPSDPSTGDGSKTQGGMPSSNGAATASGTDAGAGSSSWRTRPRPRGFDRLLQAGFTSSEISTLRTQFASINSERFAPDAMPSPDTLRGLEDAWIDSNAGEVPSLGAGAAGGATIEDELSSMSSVLDILIRGMMIGFFFPLGSLTWLLRQGVWSDKWQIFVGSGVVLSLTVGIVMGISGER from the coding sequence ATGACGTCCGCGCCCCTCCACCTCACCATCCGCTTCTCAACCTCCATCCCGGACCTCGATCTCGACATTCCCACACCGCATCTCACCACCGTTCTCTCGCTCAAGCATCTCCTCCGTACGCGCCTGTCTACCCCGAACCGGCTGCGCCTCATCCACCAGGGCCGCATCCTGCCCGACACCtccgccctctccgccgtcctcaagccgctcccgccgccgccgccgccactagCCTCCTCAGCGTCCGCAAAACGAAGCGCCCACGATGATGGTCATGGCTCCGCtggcaaggacaagggcaaagccgtcgagggcgccgccccgcctccGCTGCGCATCTACGTAAACTGTTCCATCGGCGATGAGCTCTCCGACGcggacctcgccgccgaggccgcggccgcgcacAACCCGCCTTCGGACCCGTCCACCGGTGATGGCTCCAAGACGCAAGGCGGCATGCCCTCgtccaacggcgccgccaccgcgtcTGGtaccgacgccggcgccgggtcATCCTCGTGGCGCAcacgcccgcgtccacgCGGCTTCGACCGTCTCTTGCAGGCGGGCTTCACGTCGTCGGAGATATCCACGCTGCGTACGCAGTTTGCGTCCATAAATTCAGAACGCTTCGCCCCGGACGCCATGCCCTCGCCCGACACTCTTcgcgggctcgaggacgcgtGGATCGACTccaacgccggcgaggtTCCGTCGCTGGGCGCAGGAGCCGCTGGTGGCGCCaccatcgaggacgagctgagCAGCATGTCGAGCGTGCTGGACATCTTGATCCGAGGCATGATGAttggcttcttcttcccgcTCGGGAGCCTGACGTGGCTCCTGAGGCAGGGAGTCTGGAGCGACAAGTGGCAAATCTTTGTCGGATCAGGCGTCGTCCTCAGCCTGACGGTAGGCATCGTCATGGGCATTTCCGGCGAGCGGTGA
- a CDS encoding uncharacterized protein (EggNog:ENOG503P1WM), with protein MIQERLNDAAIALHRVLGREHIRFGIFGGYAIGATGGVRESKGVDCLVSASKAQIMQLLTSRHGFQAIPSRSRQEDHVAFQWSDRPDGRDAVVVAMYFERFPGSRHALGAGACNHVAIHGRSLGPGTSSFLKPFLLFKSKLCAAATRVSLHDSVDLRLLARRHGAVIKCHAKELNLEHVGLAMKRYPDLGRLFEGLGVDVQKAMGRAQHLDPHHLPRPASGDVQRGLLG; from the exons ATGATCCAGGAACGCCTCAACGACGCTGCCATCGCCCTGCATCGGGTGTTGGGCCGAGAACACATACGCTTTGGCATCTTTGGGGGGTACGCCATCGGAGCCACCGGCGGTGTCCGCGAGAGCAAGGGGGTTGACTGCTTGGTTTCGGCGTCCAAGGCTCAGATCATGCAGCTCTTGACCAGCCGCCACGGCTTCCAAGCGATCCCCTCCCGGAGTCGACAAGAAGACCATGTAGCCTTCCAATGGTCTGACCGCCCCGACGGACGGGATGCTGTTGTGGTGGCAATGTATTTCGAAAGGTTCCCAG GATCACGACACGCcctgggcgccggcgcttgCAACCACGTGGCCATCCACGGTCGTTCCCTCGGCCCCGGCACGAGTTCCTTCCTCAAGCCCTTCCTTCTCTTCAAGAGCAAGCTCTgtgccgcggcgacgagggttAGTCTCCACGACTCGGTCGATCTGAGGCTGTTGGCCCGCAGGCACGGGGCCGTCATCAAGTGTCATGCCAAGGAGCTCAACTTGGAGCACGTGGGATTGGCCATGAAGCGGTACCCCGATTTGGGACGACTGTTCGAGGGGCTCGGGGTCGACGTGCAAAAGGCGATGGGGAGGGCGCAGCATCTCGATCCGCaccatcttcctcgtccgGCTTCTGGGGATGTTCAAAGGGGGCTCCTTGGatag